Genomic DNA from Bernardetia sp.:
GTAACCAAACACTATCATCTTCTTCTACATCTTCCGAAATACCAGAAATGGTCTGAAGATTTTGTTCAGCTTGTTCGGTAATAACATCTAAAATATCATCTACTGTAATGCGTCCGAGAAGTTTTTTATTTACATTCACAACTGGAATGGCTTCTAAGTCATATTTTTGCATCATGCTTGCAACCTCTTCTTCATCTTGATACGAATACACAAAAATAATATCAGGTTCATAAATATCAGCTATTTTCGTATTGCGAGGATTTAGTACTAATTTTTTTATTCCGACTCTACCTAATAATTTATCATTATCATCCACGACATAAATAGAATAGATTTTTTCTACATTTTCAGTTTGCCTTCTTATTTCCTCAATACACTCTACAACTGTCCAGTTGATGTTTGCCTTTACAAATTCTTTTGCCATCAGACCACCAGCACAGTCTTCGTCGTAGTGCAAGAGTTCCATTACATTTTGGGGAGCTTCCACATGAGCAATCACTTCTTCCCTCATTTTGATAGGAAGCTCGTTGAGAATATCAGCAGCATCGTCAGAATCGGTATAATCCAATATTTCTGCTACTTCAATAGGCTGATAGGTCTTTAAAAAATCTGCTCTTACATCAGTATCCAAATCACTGATAATATCGGCTCTAACCTGTTCTGGCAGCAGTCCTAAGATATAATGACAGTCATCTGTCTCTAGCTCATCCAATATGGCTGATATATCGGCTGGATGTAAAGCAGTTGTTTGAGTAGTAATAAAATTGTTGTCTTTATTTTGAACAGCTTCTGAAAACTGGTCTAAATATTCTTGAGTAAGTGTAAAATTCACACGAGTAAATGATTGAGAGTGATAAGAAATAAAAAATGTCTTTCAAAATTATAGTTCCTTTATACAACTTGCAATTACCTACAAGGTTTTTACAATTTTATTTTGATGGGGATACATAAAATTATCAAAGACAGTTAAAAATACTGGTTTTTTGCATATTTTATTTACATTTACTTCAATCCCTTTAGTTCATTAATCGTTCATTTCTGATGCTGAAAAAAATAATATACGCTTTACTTTCATTTATAATTGCTTGTACGCCAAAAATAAATCAACAAGAAGCCACTATATTAGAAAATAAGACAACTACTATGCACGAAAATCAGATAGATAGTTTGGCAAATCGCTATCTTGACGTAGGGCGTTTTAGTGGGACAATAGTAGTGTCTGAAAACGGAGCAGTTGTGTTTAATAAAAGCTATGGGTTGGCAGACTATTCCAACGTAAAAAACTTTACGGACAGCACAGCTTTCAAAATAGGACATCTTTCAGAGCTATTTACAAAAGCCATTGTTGAAGATTTGATAAGCAAAAACAAAATAAAAGCTGAGGAACAAATAAAAAATTATATTCCTCAAATAGAAAAGGAATTTACAGTAGAAGAATTATTAAATCATACCTCTGGTTTACAAACTATTTCACAAATTCAAGAAGCCAACGAAAATATGCCATATTCTACCTTAGAATATGTTGCTTTGTCAAATTCAGAAAATCAAAACGTAGCATCAGAACTAGATTACAATATTTTAGGACTTCTGATTGAAAAAGTTACTGAAAAGAGTTTTGATGAAGTGTTGGAAGATTATGCTCAAAAGTGGAATTTAGAAAGCACTTATTTTCATAAAACAGATACCACACACCTTGCTATTGGTTATTTATTTTTCAATTATGGTAATCAAGGGTTAAAACTTTCCCCTGCTCCAAAATACCAAAACAGTACAGCATTTAGCAGTAGAGGAATAAAATCGACAGCATTAGATATTTTGAAATTTACAAAGCAGTTTCCAAATAAAAATTTTGATACAGAAGGATATTTGATGAATGATGGCTTTAGCTATTCGCTCAAAAAAGATGATTCAAAAGATAGAACTGTCCTTATTTTGAGCAACAGAAAGCACCCAGTAGCTAGAGAAATGTCGGAAAGCATAGAGAAAATACTAGACGAAGAAGAGTATGAACTTCCTTTGCCTCGCAGGGAAATTGCTATTGATGTAAATTTGTTGAAAGAATATGAAGGGACGTACTCTTTAAATGAAAATATGAGCCTTACTTTTGTAGCAGAAAAAGATAGTTTGTTTTTTTTGATGGGAGAAAATAAAATCCGACTTATTCCACAATCTGAAAATCAATTTTTTATGCTAGAGAGTGATGCCTCTACTCGTTTTGAGAGAGATGAAAATGGAAAAGTTACAAAAGCTATTTTGATGGACGGTTTCTTAGAAGGAAATACCATTATGAAAGTTATGGAATAGATTTTTTCTGTTGTTCAAAGGCTTCTAACTCTGCTTTGGCTTCTTTGCTAATCAAGATAAGCAAGAAGCTAAGAGGTAAGATACACAAACCAATTCCTCCAAATATGGCTATTACTGTTGATTGGAAAGTACCAAAAGTACGTGAGAAAAAGAAAAATAAGCTACCTGCAAAAATAATACTCATCATTATTACTGCTATCCATCTTCCCCAAACAGGTTTTAGCCAAAGGAATACAGCAAACATGTGTAACAGCAATATTACGCCAAATACCCAGTTTAAACCTAAAATATCTCCTAGATTATCTAAATCATCAAAAATCTGTAATAGAAGTGGCAATACGCAACTGAAAATTGTAATAGCATAGATACGGTGAAGAAACCAAAAGTAAGGAGAGATATTTGTTGATGAATTATCATCTTTGAATAGGTCAGAATCCAGTATTTTGTTATTTGTAGATTTTTCTTTTTGATTCGGAAATCCTATTCTTGAATAAGAAATGAGAAATAAAAAGATAACTATTCCTAAAGCAATGCCTGATAGTATAGAAACATAATCTTCAATGGTAAAGCCCACAATACATATAAGTAAAATCATAATTGAGGTAGCATAACCTAAAAACCTTGACAAAATTGACTGTGTAAATAGCCAAAATATAGACGAGGAAAAACAAGATAGTAAACAAAGAGGAGCAATTACGAATAGTGCTGTCTTTATATTCCACTCTAAAAAATCTTCCAATTGAATTGGATATTGAGAATAAACAGAGTAAATAGAACTAATAAATAACACAGTCAGTCCCAAATACAAAAGCCCAATAGCTTTTCGAATAGATATATTTTTCATAGTTCATTTTATTTCACAATTCTAGCTCCATTGCCTTCACCTTTTCCCTGTTCTGTGACTCACAGAGCAGCAAATATGTACTCTAAAAAAAGGTTTAAATTATTCTAGCTCCATTGCCTTCACAGACAGGATTGATATAGGTTTGAATAGGAATATCTACTTCTTGATAAACTTTTTCTAAGGCATTTTTAATTATTTCAGCTTGTTCTTTACCTTTTGCCATTGCGAAAATAGAAGGACCAGACCCAGAAATTCCAAAAGCAAGTGCGTCGTTTTCTAGTGCTGCTTGTTTCATTTCTTTAAATTTAGGAATCAGCAGACTTCGCATCGGCTCAATAACCAAATCTTGTAATGATTCTGAAAATAAATCATAATTTTTTTCATACAAACTGACAACAAACGTTCCCATCAGTCCCATTTGCTTGCTAAAAGTAGCTACTGAAAGCGTAGATTTTAAGATTTTTCTTGAATCAGAAGTATTAAGTTTTACGTGTGGATAGAGTGTAACAGCATATAAATCTTCCAAAACTGGAAGCTGTAAAATATCGCTTTGTTTGTTTCCTTTGGAGAGAATAATTCCACCCAAAAGAGAAGGGGCAACATTATCTACGTGTGCACTTCCACACGCCACACGTTCGCCTTCGGCTGCAAAAGCAACCAATTCTTTTGTAGAATATGGTTTTCCGATAAGTTCATTATATCCAAAAGCTGCTACTGCACTGCTGGCACTGCTAGAACCCAAACCACTACCTGAAGAGAAGCCTTTTTTCAAGACAATATCAACACCCATAAATTCATTGTGGGCTTCCTGCATCTTTCGAATCACGACAGACGAACAGTTTTTATCAACTTCTTTGGGAAGATTTTCTCCATTTATGATTTCTAAAATTTTGTTTTCGGTAGTGCCATTAGGAGTAAGTGTAATTTCATCACCCATATTTCCCAAAGAAAGCCCTAGAATATCAAAACCGACATTGAAGTTGGCAATAGTGGCTGGTGCGAAGGCTGTTATTTTTTTCATTTTTACATTAAAAAAGTAGGTCAAATGGCTTGCCTTTGACCTAATAATAGAACAATAACCCTCAATAAGAAGTAAAGCCATCGTTGAGGATTGAAAGGTTTTAGTTATTCATAATAAACATCAAATCAGCAAAAACGCCACTTGCTGTTACTGCTGCTCCAGCTCCTGCGCCTTTGATAACCAATGGTTCATCTACATAACGATTTGTGTTGATGGCAACTACATTGTCTTTTCCCTCCAAGTTATAAAATGGACTATCCGAAGGAATTTCTTGCAGAGCAACCGATAAATCTCCTTTTTCCATCTTAGCAACTACTTTGAGTTTATTTCCTTTTTCGTTTGCATTTTGATAAAGCGTTTTGAAATGATTTTCGTGCTTTTTGAGGTTTTCAAAGAGTTCTTCTACCGATTTAGAATTGGTACATTCATCTGGCAAGAAGCTATTGAACGTAATATCTGACATTTCTCTGTTTAGTCCAGATTCTCTTGAAAGAATAAGGATTTTTCGCATTACATCCAGTCCAGAAAGGTCTATGAGTGGATTGGGTTCGGTATAACCTTCTTCTTTTGCTTGCAAGACAACATCAGTAAACTGATTTTCTGCATTATAATTGTTGAAAATAAAGTTCAAACTCCCAGAAATAACGGCTTCTATTTTGTTTATCTTGTCGCCACTAATTCGAAGGTCATAAATTGTTTTCAAGATAGGCAAGGCAGCTCCTACCGAAGTTTCGTATTTGAAATAGATATTTCTTTCTTTGGCGAGTTTGTTGAGTTTCAAATACTTTGAGTATTCACTACTACACGCAATTTTATTACAAGTAACTACCGAAATGCTATTTTTGAGTAAAAACTCATATCCTTCACTTACAATATCAGAAGCTGTGTTATCAATAAAAACACTATTGCGAAGGTTCAATTCTTTGATTTTTTCAAAATATTCAGTTAATGAAGAATATGTTTTGACATTCTTGTTTTTTACCTTTTTCTTGAAATTCAAAACCTCTTCTTTGGTTAGTTCTTCCACACCTTCAAAAGTTTCTGATGCTTCTTTTAAAAGCATTTTTTGACTGTTAGCAATACCTATTATTTTAAGGTTGATTTGATATTCTTCGATGAGTTTTTGCTTTTGAGCAAAGAGAATATTTATAAATTCTGTTCCTACATTGCCAATTCCTGCAATAAAAACGTGTACATTTTTGACAGCCGAAGCAAAGAACTTTTCATGAATTACATTGAGAGCCTTATCTTCGTCTTTTTTATCGATAACAATAGAAATATTTCGCTCCGATGCTCCCTGTGCTACTGCTGTTACGTTGATGCCATTTT
This window encodes:
- the mgtE gene encoding magnesium transporter translates to MNFTLTQEYLDQFSEAVQNKDNNFITTQTTALHPADISAILDELETDDCHYILGLLPEQVRADIISDLDTDVRADFLKTYQPIEVAEILDYTDSDDAADILNELPIKMREEVIAHVEAPQNVMELLHYDEDCAGGLMAKEFVKANINWTVVECIEEIRRQTENVEKIYSIYVVDDNDKLLGRVGIKKLVLNPRNTKIADIYEPDIIFVYSYQDEEEVASMMQKYDLEAIPVVNVNKKLLGRITVDDILDVITEQAEQNLQTISGISEDVEEDDSVWLLSRARLPWLLIGMVGGMLGAKFIGLFEGQLIAVPAMAFFIPLITATGGNVGIQSSTLVVQALADTGGLQESFWRRLLKSFLVALINGFVIGVCVLGANILLTGGEITLSLVVAFALFCVVIIASIMGTVTPLILNQFKVNPAVASGPFITTANDLLGLAIYFSVAKLLFSLAA
- a CDS encoding serine hydrolase; protein product: MLKKIIYALLSFIIACTPKINQQEATILENKTTTMHENQIDSLANRYLDVGRFSGTIVVSENGAVVFNKSYGLADYSNVKNFTDSTAFKIGHLSELFTKAIVEDLISKNKIKAEEQIKNYIPQIEKEFTVEELLNHTSGLQTISQIQEANENMPYSTLEYVALSNSENQNVASELDYNILGLLIEKVTEKSFDEVLEDYAQKWNLESTYFHKTDTTHLAIGYLFFNYGNQGLKLSPAPKYQNSTAFSSRGIKSTALDILKFTKQFPNKNFDTEGYLMNDGFSYSLKKDDSKDRTVLILSNRKHPVAREMSESIEKILDEEEYELPLPRREIAIDVNLLKEYEGTYSLNENMSLTFVAEKDSLFFLMGENKIRLIPQSENQFFMLESDASTRFERDENGKVTKAILMDGFLEGNTIMKVME
- a CDS encoding homoserine kinase; amino-acid sequence: MKKITAFAPATIANFNVGFDILGLSLGNMGDEITLTPNGTTENKILEIINGENLPKEVDKNCSSVVIRKMQEAHNEFMGVDIVLKKGFSSGSGLGSSSASSAVAAFGYNELIGKPYSTKELVAFAAEGERVACGSAHVDNVAPSLLGGIILSKGNKQSDILQLPVLEDLYAVTLYPHVKLNTSDSRKILKSTLSVATFSKQMGLMGTFVVSLYEKNYDLFSESLQDLVIEPMRSLLIPKFKEMKQAALENDALAFGISGSGPSIFAMAKGKEQAEIIKNALEKVYQEVDIPIQTYINPVCEGNGARII